The Streptomyces clavuligerus genome includes a region encoding these proteins:
- a CDS encoding ABC transporter ATP-binding protein, translating into MNQAAVRLRSVTRSYGKGASAVTALDNVSLDIPRGTFTAVMGPSGSGKSTFLQCTAGLDRPTSGQVLLGETDLSKLSEKKLTLLRRDRIGFVFQAFNLLPSLTAEQNVALPLRLAGRRPGRSDVLDVLEKVGLRERAGHRPSEMSGGQQQRVALARALVTRPEVLFGDEPTGALDTTTSREVLTLLRQMVDQGQTVIMVTHDPVAASFADRVLFLTDGRVHDELFAPTADQVAAHMTGLAALPC; encoded by the coding sequence ATGAATCAAGCAGCCGTCCGACTCCGTTCGGTCACTCGCTCCTACGGCAAGGGCGCCAGCGCCGTGACCGCCCTGGACAACGTCTCCCTGGACATTCCCCGGGGTACGTTCACCGCCGTCATGGGGCCCTCGGGCTCCGGCAAGTCGACCTTCCTCCAGTGCACCGCGGGCCTGGACCGGCCGACCAGCGGCCAGGTGCTGCTCGGGGAGACCGACCTGAGCAAGCTGAGCGAGAAGAAGCTCACGCTGCTGCGGCGGGACCGCATCGGCTTCGTCTTCCAGGCGTTCAACCTGCTGCCCTCGCTCACCGCCGAGCAGAACGTGGCACTGCCGCTGCGGCTCGCCGGCCGCCGCCCCGGGCGGAGCGACGTCCTGGACGTACTGGAGAAGGTGGGCCTGCGCGAACGCGCCGGGCACCGGCCCAGTGAGATGTCCGGCGGCCAGCAGCAGCGGGTGGCGCTCGCCCGCGCCCTGGTCACCCGGCCGGAAGTGCTCTTCGGCGACGAGCCGACCGGCGCCCTGGACACCACCACCAGCCGTGAAGTCCTCACGCTGCTGCGGCAGATGGTCGACCAGGGACAGACCGTCATCATGGTGACGCACGACCCGGTGGCCGCCTCCTTCGCGGACCGGGTGCTCTTCCTCACCGACGGCCGGGTCCACGACGAGCTGTTCGCCCCGACGGCCGATCAGGTCGCCGCGCACATGACCGGACTGGCGGCCCTCCCGTGCTGA